A stretch of Desulfotalea psychrophila LSv54 DNA encodes these proteins:
- the rplL gene encoding 50S ribosomal protein L7/L12, translating to MAVTKEDVIDFIAGMSVLELSELIGEFEEKFGVSAAAPVAVAAAGVAAEAVEEKTEFDVILASAGSEKIKVIKEVRAITGLGLKEAKSLVESAPAALKEGVSKDEAAELKAKLEAVGATAEVK from the coding sequence ATGGCTGTAACTAAAGAAGACGTAATTGATTTCATCGCTGGCATGTCTGTTCTTGAGCTTTCTGAGTTGATCGGTGAGTTCGAAGAGAAATTCGGTGTTTCTGCTGCTGCTCCTGTTGCAGTTGCTGCTGCTGGTGTAGCTGCTGAAGCTGTAGAAGAGAAGACTGAATTCGACGTAATTCTTGCTTCTGCTGGTAGCGAGAAAATCAAAGTAATTAAAGAAGTTCGCGCTATCACCGGTCTTGGACTTAAAGAAGCTAAGTCTCTTGTAGAGTCTGCTCCTGCAGCTCTTAAAGAGGGTGTTTCTAAGGACGAAGCAGCAGAGCTCAAAGCTAAGCTCGAAGCTGTTGGTGCAACTGCAGAAGTTAAGTAA
- the rplA gene encoding 50S ribosomal protein L1, which yields MPKRGKNYSNKSQSFDKQQVYTLEEAVGHVLATSYAKFDETFDIAIKLGVDPRHADQMIRSSVVLPHGTGKVTRVLVFAKGAKEAEAREAGADFVGGDDLVEKIQGGWLEFDKTVATPDMMGTVGKIGRVLGPRNLMPNAKLGTVTFDVAKVIEEIKSGKVDFKVEKAGILHAGIGKISFGNEKLTANALAFIEKIIQLKPSSSKGVYLKSVTISSTMGPGVKVDPVYLRALVKK from the coding sequence ATGCCGAAAAGAGGCAAGAATTATAGTAACAAGAGTCAAAGCTTTGACAAACAGCAGGTGTACACTCTTGAAGAAGCTGTAGGTCATGTTTTGGCAACATCTTATGCAAAATTTGATGAGACCTTTGACATTGCAATAAAGCTTGGTGTTGATCCACGTCACGCAGATCAGATGATTCGTTCTTCTGTCGTTTTGCCACACGGTACCGGAAAAGTAACCCGCGTACTTGTTTTTGCAAAAGGTGCTAAAGAAGCCGAAGCAAGAGAGGCTGGTGCTGATTTTGTTGGTGGAGATGACCTGGTAGAAAAGATTCAAGGCGGATGGCTTGAATTCGACAAGACCGTTGCTACCCCTGATATGATGGGTACAGTTGGTAAAATTGGTCGAGTTCTTGGACCCCGTAACTTGATGCCAAATGCAAAGCTTGGAACTGTTACCTTTGATGTTGCTAAAGTCATCGAAGAGATCAAGTCCGGTAAGGTTGATTTTAAAGTTGAAAAAGCTGGTATTTTGCATGCAGGTATTGGTAAAATTTCTTTCGGTAATGAGAAACTTACTGCAAATGCCCTTGCATTTATCGAGAAAATAATTCAGTTAAAACCATCTTCTAGTAAAGGTGTTTATCTTAAGAGTGTTACCATTAGTTCCACCATGGGACCTGGTGTGAAGGTTGATCCTGTTTACCTTCGTGCACTTGTTAAGAAGTAA
- the rplJ gene encoding 50S ribosomal protein L10, whose protein sequence is MNRDDKAALVSQLNDSFGRAKLSVVADYCGLKVSELQQIRIELKGCDSEIRVAKNTLLKRAADGTGTAVLADDFTGTTAVITSYSDPVGPAKVLTQFAGGHEKFVIRSAALEGEKIGVDRLEALAKLPSREVLLGQLLSTWNNVPTGLVRVLSGVPRTFVYGLQALKDQKEQEGK, encoded by the coding sequence TTGAATCGTGATGATAAAGCGGCACTCGTCTCCCAACTGAATGATTCTTTCGGTCGGGCGAAGTTGTCTGTTGTCGCTGACTATTGCGGCTTGAAAGTATCAGAATTACAGCAAATCAGGATTGAACTGAAAGGCTGTGATTCGGAGATTCGAGTTGCCAAGAATACTCTCCTCAAAAGAGCTGCTGATGGAACTGGTACTGCTGTCCTTGCGGATGACTTTACTGGTACCACTGCTGTAATAACTTCATACTCAGACCCTGTTGGTCCTGCAAAGGTACTTACCCAGTTCGCTGGTGGTCATGAAAAGTTTGTTATTCGTTCTGCTGCTCTTGAGGGCGAGAAAATTGGTGTAGATCGTTTAGAGGCACTTGCTAAGCTTCCATCCAGAGAAGTTCTTCTGGGTCAGTTGCTTTCTACCTGGAACAATGTACCTACCGGTCTTGTTCGCGTGCTTTCTGGTGTACCACGTACTTTTGTATACGGACTCCAGGCTCTTAAAGATCAGAAGGAACAAGAAGGAAAGTAA
- the secE gene encoding preprotein translocase subunit SecE, translated as MAAKAKNKIKKSVNSKEKEDVKLSPAIVKQFFLDVKTEFFRIAWPDKKMTLGLAGIVVVLTGAISLYLGSVDFILGEIVSYVLG; from the coding sequence ATGGCAGCTAAAGCGAAGAACAAAATCAAGAAATCTGTTAATTCTAAAGAGAAGGAAGATGTAAAGCTTTCTCCTGCGATTGTGAAACAGTTTTTTCTTGACGTGAAAACCGAGTTTTTTAGAATAGCTTGGCCAGACAAGAAAATGACTCTTGGTTTGGCTGGTATAGTTGTGGTATTAACTGGGGCTATATCGCTGTACCTTGGTTCTGTTGATTTTATTCTAGGTGAAATCGTTTCTTACGTTCTTGGTTAG
- the qmoC gene encoding quinone-interacting membrane-bound oxidoreductase complex subunit QmoC, with product MNVQPDLDFIRHLKQAGGDTLKKCYQCSTCSVMCPLSKDGKPFPRKEMIWAQWGLKEKLIADPDVFLCHQCGDCTAGCPRGAKPGDVLSAIRSWAYTEYGWPGPLAKLASTAKGLPVLVALPVVVILLMWLASSLIGVSGVHLPSKEEFALHGYQQFFGTWNFHWYAKNIAFIVAIMVPALGIGLFSAGMGVYRFWKKMSINAGINGAFKPSIYQFVTQLWWPAAKEIVTHKRFKECNINETRTRGHLPLMYAFAGLFIVTCWSLLKNDVLGLFWPALHGPLPLTDPFKLLANVSAIAMIFGLAVLWANRKRSEREDKTMPTFYDWFLLWEIAAVGVTGIGAEVLRWMGIPIAGYIVYFLHLVSIFMLFLYLPYTKFAHIVFRTAAMTFDNYRESVFAKNPLDQ from the coding sequence ATGAATGTTCAACCAGATTTAGATTTTATCAGGCATCTCAAACAGGCCGGTGGCGATACCCTGAAAAAGTGCTACCAGTGTTCAACCTGCTCTGTTATGTGTCCGCTGTCAAAGGACGGTAAACCCTTTCCCAGAAAAGAGATGATCTGGGCCCAGTGGGGTCTGAAGGAGAAGCTTATTGCCGATCCCGATGTTTTTCTTTGTCATCAGTGCGGGGACTGTACTGCAGGCTGTCCACGGGGGGCAAAACCGGGTGATGTTCTTAGTGCTATTCGTTCCTGGGCCTATACAGAGTATGGTTGGCCCGGACCCTTGGCCAAGCTTGCCTCCACCGCCAAGGGACTACCCGTTCTGGTTGCCCTGCCCGTGGTGGTTATTCTTCTTATGTGGCTCGCCTCAAGTCTTATTGGCGTTTCCGGGGTGCATCTTCCCAGTAAGGAGGAGTTTGCCCTGCACGGCTATCAGCAATTTTTTGGTACTTGGAATTTTCATTGGTATGCAAAAAATATTGCCTTTATTGTCGCAATTATGGTGCCGGCCCTGGGCATAGGCCTCTTTTCCGCTGGAATGGGTGTTTATCGGTTTTGGAAGAAGATGAGTATTAATGCCGGTATTAATGGAGCCTTTAAGCCATCCATTTATCAGTTTGTTACTCAACTGTGGTGGCCTGCAGCTAAAGAAATTGTTACCCATAAGCGTTTTAAAGAGTGTAATATTAACGAGACAAGGACCCGAGGTCATCTTCCTCTTATGTATGCCTTTGCCGGACTCTTTATTGTTACCTGTTGGTCATTGTTGAAAAATGATGTCCTCGGCCTTTTCTGGCCCGCCCTGCATGGGCCATTGCCGCTTACCGATCCATTTAAGTTGTTGGCAAACGTCTCTGCCATCGCCATGATCTTTGGCCTGGCCGTACTGTGGGCTAATAGAAAGAGGTCCGAGCGCGAGGATAAAACCATGCCTACCTTTTATGACTGGTTTCTTCTCTGGGAGATTGCCGCGGTTGGGGTAACGGGTATCGGTGCCGAGGTGCTTCGCTGGATGGGGATACCTATTGCCGGTTATATTGTATATTTTCTGCACTTGGTCTCTATTTTTATGCTATTCTTGTACTTGCCATACACCAAGTTTGCCCATATTGTTTTCCGGACAGCGGCAATGACCTTTGATAATTATCGTGAAAGTGTTTTTGCCAAAAATCCTTTAGATCAATAA
- a CDS encoding hydrogenase iron-sulfur subunit encodes MDKSYCAYLCSGCGIGDALDMEALAGVVSGEMSMECKTHECLCGAAGRALIEADIAAGTNTVVVGACSPRVMTGEFNFGKDKITVRANLREQVVWSEAKPAEGEEPHAEAVAFLQETAEDYMRMACTRAQKTELADPFHLEIITKTVMVMGGGIAGLTAAKEAAAAGYEVLLVEKEAQLGGKALGWRKSFPSKAPWTDLEENPADALVAAVTADDKITVKLATEVARIGGAPGAFRVSFKDVGTQTEWDAPAKVAVDEQDAIDKGEMENPNEGLQVYTAVDENATLVGSVVLATGWTPADVSQYEHLGYGKLTNVVTNAEFEKIAKEGKVPANVAFVQSPGGKDSDDDFPYCNSVTSMVALKQAQYVCQDNVDGKAYILYQHMRTPGQMELFYKNAQLNDGIFMTKASVVGVDEEGAGLRVNIEETLLGEDVSIDVDMVVLAAGMEPVTLHDSSINLAYRQGPAFSDLDLFDGYADSHFICFPYETRRTGVYTCGGVRKAETMEETIDDATGAALKAIQCIESSDRGVSVHPRSGDATYPEFFMQRCTQCKRCTEECPFGALDDDEKGTPLPNPTRCRRCGICMGACPERIIGFKDYNIDMIGSMIKSIEVPEDDDDRLRIMVFVCENDAYPALDMSGMRRHGISHMVRFIPVRCLGSVNMAWVRDALSAGMDGIMLLGCAYGDDYQCHFVKGSEIAQKRMENIGDTLSSLGLESERCVSEQIAITDFDKVPKLINDFVEEIVEMGPNPFKGF; translated from the coding sequence ATGGATAAGTCATATTGTGCATATTTATGCTCTGGTTGTGGTATTGGTGATGCCCTTGATATGGAGGCTCTCGCGGGAGTTGTTTCCGGTGAGATGTCCATGGAGTGTAAAACCCATGAGTGTCTTTGCGGGGCGGCAGGGCGTGCCCTTATCGAGGCAGATATTGCAGCAGGAACTAATACCGTTGTGGTCGGTGCCTGTTCACCTCGGGTTATGACTGGTGAATTTAATTTTGGTAAAGATAAGATTACCGTTCGGGCAAATCTTCGTGAGCAGGTTGTTTGGTCCGAGGCTAAGCCTGCAGAGGGTGAGGAACCCCATGCAGAGGCCGTGGCCTTTTTGCAGGAAACTGCCGAAGATTATATGAGAATGGCCTGTACCCGGGCTCAAAAGACGGAGTTGGCAGATCCATTTCATCTGGAGATCATCACTAAAACGGTGATGGTGATGGGTGGTGGTATTGCCGGCCTTACTGCGGCAAAAGAGGCGGCTGCTGCGGGTTATGAGGTTCTTCTGGTGGAAAAAGAGGCCCAGCTTGGTGGCAAGGCCCTTGGTTGGAGAAAATCTTTTCCATCCAAGGCTCCCTGGACTGATTTGGAAGAAAACCCCGCCGATGCCCTGGTTGCAGCCGTTACCGCAGATGATAAAATTACGGTGAAGCTTGCAACGGAGGTAGCTCGTATTGGTGGTGCTCCCGGAGCATTCCGTGTCTCTTTTAAGGATGTCGGAACTCAGACTGAGTGGGATGCGCCTGCCAAGGTTGCCGTTGATGAGCAGGATGCTATTGACAAGGGCGAGATGGAAAACCCCAATGAGGGGCTACAGGTCTATACCGCCGTTGACGAGAATGCTACTCTGGTAGGTTCTGTTGTTCTAGCCACGGGCTGGACTCCTGCCGATGTTTCTCAGTACGAGCATTTGGGCTATGGAAAACTTACAAATGTGGTTACCAATGCCGAGTTTGAAAAAATTGCCAAGGAGGGCAAGGTTCCTGCCAATGTGGCCTTTGTTCAGAGCCCGGGCGGAAAAGATAGCGATGATGATTTTCCTTACTGTAACTCCGTAACCTCCATGGTTGCCCTGAAGCAGGCGCAGTATGTCTGTCAGGACAACGTTGATGGCAAGGCCTATATCCTCTATCAGCATATGCGTACTCCTGGACAGATGGAGCTCTTTTATAAGAATGCCCAGTTGAATGACGGTATTTTTATGACCAAGGCCTCTGTTGTCGGAGTGGATGAGGAAGGTGCAGGCCTGAGGGTGAATATTGAAGAGACCCTTTTGGGAGAAGATGTCAGTATTGACGTTGATATGGTTGTTCTGGCCGCCGGTATGGAGCCTGTAACCCTTCATGACAGCAGTATTAATCTGGCCTATCGTCAGGGTCCTGCCTTTTCTGATCTCGACCTCTTTGATGGTTATGCTGATTCCCATTTTATCTGCTTTCCTTATGAGACTCGTCGTACCGGCGTTTACACCTGTGGTGGTGTGCGTAAGGCGGAGACCATGGAGGAGACCATTGATGATGCAACGGGCGCTGCCCTTAAGGCCATTCAGTGTATAGAATCCTCTGACCGTGGTGTTTCTGTTCATCCTCGTTCCGGTGATGCGACCTATCCTGAGTTTTTTATGCAACGTTGTACCCAGTGTAAACGTTGTACCGAGGAGTGTCCTTTTGGCGCCTTAGATGATGATGAAAAGGGAACTCCGCTGCCAAATCCAACTCGCTGTCGTCGTTGTGGTATCTGTATGGGTGCCTGTCCCGAACGTATTATCGGCTTTAAGGACTATAATATAGATATGATCGGCTCTATGATTAAATCCATAGAGGTGCCGGAAGATGATGATGATCGTCTCCGTATTATGGTCTTTGTCTGTGAAAATGATGCTTATCCTGCCCTTGATATGTCCGGCATGAGACGTCATGGTATAAGTCATATGGTTCGGTTTATCCCTGTTCGTTGCCTGGGCTCGGTTAATATGGCCTGGGTTCGGGATGCTCTTTCAGCGGGAATGGATGGGATAATGCTTTTGGGCTGTGCCTATGGTGACGATTATCAGTGTCACTTTGTTAAGGGCTCTGAAATTGCCCAGAAGCGGATGGAAAATATCGGCGATACTCTTTCAAGTCTGGGCCTTGAGTCTGAACGTTGTGTCTCTGAGCAGATCGCTATTACCGATTTTGATAAGGTGCCCAAACTTATTAATGATTTCGTTGAAGAGATTGTTGAGATGGGGCCAAATCCATTTAAGGGTTTCTAG
- the rplK gene encoding 50S ribosomal protein L11, with product MAKKAMAYIKLQIPAGKANPSPPVGPALGQHGVNIMEFCKGFNARTQSMGDTIVPVVITVYQDRSFSFITKTPPAAVLLMKAANITKGSSNPKSERVAEISKEKIREIAEIKMPDLNAYDIDAAMLIIEGTARSAGITVVE from the coding sequence ATGGCCAAAAAAGCGATGGCATACATCAAGTTGCAGATACCAGCAGGTAAGGCGAATCCTTCACCTCCTGTCGGACCTGCACTTGGACAGCACGGTGTCAACATCATGGAATTCTGTAAAGGCTTTAACGCCAGGACACAATCCATGGGTGATACCATTGTTCCTGTAGTTATCACTGTTTATCAAGATCGCTCTTTCAGTTTCATTACAAAGACACCACCTGCAGCTGTTCTTCTTATGAAGGCTGCTAATATCACCAAGGGTTCCAGTAATCCTAAGAGTGAGCGTGTTGCTGAAATTAGCAAAGAGAAGATTCGTGAGATCGCAGAGATTAAAATGCCAGATCTCAATGCATATGATATTGATGCTGCAATGCTTATTATTGAAGGCACTGCACGCAGCGCAGGTATCACTGTAGTTGAGTAG
- the rpmG gene encoding 50S ribosomal protein L33 has protein sequence MRDIVTLACGTCKRRNYTTTKNKKQTPNKLEFNKYCPFCRVHTPHKETK, from the coding sequence ATGAGAGATATAGTAACCTTGGCTTGTGGTACCTGTAAGCGTCGTAATTACACCACCACAAAGAACAAGAAGCAAACTCCTAATAAGCTTGAGTTTAATAAATATTGCCCCTTTTGTCGGGTTCATACCCCACATAAAGAGACCAAGTAA
- the nusG gene encoding transcription termination/antitermination protein NusG, with product MAKQWYILQAHSGFEEKVKLTLEDRIKKDGLEDFFGDILVPTEQVVEMVKGSRKTSSKKFFPGYMLINMELTDETWHTVHENMPRVVGFVGDDRNPMPLSDEEAAKIIGRIQEGSERPRPKVIFDVGENVRVIDGPFSNFQGVVDEVFPDKGRVRVMVSIFGRETPVELEFVQVTNT from the coding sequence ATGGCAAAACAGTGGTACATATTACAGGCTCATTCAGGATTTGAGGAAAAGGTTAAGCTTACCCTGGAAGACCGGATAAAAAAGGATGGTCTCGAAGATTTCTTCGGTGATATTCTTGTTCCGACTGAACAGGTTGTTGAGATGGTAAAAGGCTCGCGAAAAACTTCGTCAAAGAAATTTTTCCCGGGCTATATGCTTATCAACATGGAACTTACTGACGAAACGTGGCACACCGTTCATGAGAACATGCCGCGCGTTGTTGGGTTTGTGGGCGATGATAGAAATCCAATGCCTCTGTCTGATGAAGAAGCTGCAAAGATCATAGGGCGAATTCAGGAAGGTTCTGAGCGACCACGTCCAAAGGTTATCTTTGATGTTGGCGAAAATGTTCGCGTCATAGATGGGCCTTTTTCTAATTTTCAAGGTGTGGTTGACGAAGTATTTCCTGATAAAGGGCGTGTACGCGTAATGGTCTCGATCTTTGGTCGGGAAACGCCTGTAGAACTTGAGTTCGTTCAGGTTACTAACACCTAA
- the tuf gene encoding elongation factor Tu: MSKEKFERTKPHVNVGTIGHIDHGKTTLTAAITRVLSTKGQASFTDFSDIDKAPEEKERGITIATAHVEYETVNRHYAHVDCPGHADYIKNMITGAAQMDGAILVVAATDGAMPQTREHILLARQVGVPAMVVFLNKCDMVDDDELIELVEMELRELLDDYEFPGDDVPFIHGSALLALENPEDEDKAACIWELMDQIDSYIPEPERDVDQPFLMPVEDVFSISGRGTVATGRVERGIIKVGEEVAIVGVRDTVKTTCTGVEMFRKLLDEGRAGDNIGALLRGVKREDIERGQVLAKPGTITPHTKFKAECYILGKDEGGRHTPFFNGYRPQFYFRTTDVTGIVTLPEGIEMVMPGDNVAVEAELITPIAMDAGLRFAIREGGRTVGAGVISEIIA; this comes from the coding sequence ATGTCAAAGGAAAAATTTGAAAGGACAAAGCCGCATGTCAATGTAGGAACAATTGGTCACATCGATCACGGTAAAACCACTTTGACTGCTGCTATCACCCGCGTATTGTCTACTAAGGGACAAGCCAGTTTCACTGATTTCAGTGATATCGATAAGGCTCCTGAGGAAAAAGAGCGCGGAATTACTATCGCAACCGCTCACGTAGAGTATGAGACTGTTAATCGTCACTACGCTCACGTTGATTGTCCTGGTCATGCCGATTATATCAAGAATATGATTACCGGTGCTGCTCAGATGGACGGTGCGATTTTGGTTGTTGCAGCGACAGATGGTGCTATGCCTCAGACTCGTGAGCATATCCTTCTTGCTCGTCAGGTTGGCGTTCCAGCCATGGTTGTATTTCTTAACAAATGCGACATGGTTGATGATGATGAGCTTATTGAGCTTGTTGAGATGGAGCTTCGTGAGCTTCTCGACGATTATGAGTTTCCTGGCGATGATGTTCCTTTTATTCATGGTTCTGCGCTTCTCGCTCTTGAGAATCCAGAAGATGAAGATAAGGCAGCATGTATCTGGGAACTTATGGACCAGATTGATTCTTACATCCCAGAGCCAGAGCGTGATGTAGATCAGCCTTTCCTTATGCCTGTTGAGGATGTATTCTCTATCTCCGGTCGTGGAACTGTAGCAACCGGTCGTGTTGAGCGTGGTATCATCAAGGTTGGCGAGGAAGTTGCAATCGTTGGCGTTAGAGATACCGTTAAAACCACCTGTACAGGTGTAGAGATGTTCCGTAAGCTTCTTGACGAAGGTCGGGCTGGCGACAACATCGGTGCACTTCTTCGTGGTGTTAAGCGTGAAGATATTGAGCGTGGTCAGGTTCTTGCTAAGCCAGGTACCATTACCCCTCACACCAAGTTCAAGGCAGAGTGTTATATCCTTGGTAAAGACGAAGGTGGACGTCACACTCCATTCTTTAACGGATATCGTCCACAGTTCTATTTTAGAACAACTGACGTTACCGGTATCGTAACCCTTCCTGAGGGTATCGAGATGGTTATGCCTGGTGATAACGTAGCAGTTGAAGCAGAGCTTATTACTCCTATCGCAATGGATGCTGGTCTCCGTTTCGCTATCCGTGAGGGTGGACGAACCGTAGGTGCTGGCGTAATTAGCGAGATCATTGCTTAG
- a CDS encoding CoB--CoM heterodisulfide reductase iron-sulfur subunit A family protein: protein MTDEQGTSGAVLVVGGGISGLTAALETAEVGNDVFLIEKSPCFGGRVSQLNQYFPKLCPPSCGLEINFRRVKENRGIRTYSMTTVKSVTGEAGNYEVTLEIAPRYVNSNCTACGACSAACPDEVANEFNFGMDMRKAAYLPHEMAFPRRYVIDKDALSPAGAEAVVAACKYGAVDLDMQPETVVIQVGSIIWATGWNPYDPAKMDNLKYGQSDAIVTNMMIERMASPNGPTSGKILRPGDNKEPESIAFVQCAGSRDENHLEYCSSVCCMATFKHMTYVREQYPDAQIYVFYIDLRTPGKYEKFREQRMADEKATFIKGKVADIIIEADGGVTVVAEDALTGNKKNQKVDMVVLATGMQPSFATGAPVGLEVDSNGFIISDFNKGMIAAGCAKKPVDVVTTTQSSTAAALKAIQISRRSN, encoded by the coding sequence ATGACTGACGAGCAAGGCACCTCTGGTGCAGTTTTGGTCGTAGGCGGGGGTATCAGTGGGCTGACAGCAGCCCTTGAAACCGCCGAAGTCGGCAATGATGTTTTTCTTATTGAGAAAAGTCCTTGTTTTGGTGGACGTGTATCCCAACTTAATCAGTATTTTCCAAAGCTTTGTCCCCCAAGTTGTGGTCTTGAGATTAACTTTCGCCGGGTGAAAGAAAACCGAGGTATTCGTACCTATAGCATGACAACGGTGAAGTCTGTCACGGGCGAGGCCGGTAATTATGAGGTGACCCTCGAAATTGCCCCTCGTTATGTGAATAGTAACTGTACAGCCTGTGGCGCCTGTTCCGCAGCCTGTCCGGATGAGGTTGCCAATGAGTTTAACTTTGGCATGGATATGAGAAAGGCCGCCTATCTTCCCCATGAGATGGCTTTTCCTCGTCGCTATGTGATTGATAAGGATGCCCTCAGTCCAGCCGGTGCCGAAGCTGTCGTTGCTGCCTGTAAGTATGGCGCTGTTGATCTTGATATGCAGCCTGAAACAGTGGTTATTCAGGTAGGTTCTATTATTTGGGCCACCGGTTGGAATCCCTATGACCCAGCTAAAATGGATAATCTGAAGTATGGTCAATCAGATGCAATTGTCACCAATATGATGATTGAGAGAATGGCCTCTCCTAATGGTCCCACCTCCGGCAAAATTCTTCGTCCCGGTGATAATAAGGAACCAGAGTCCATTGCCTTTGTTCAATGTGCCGGCTCTCGTGATGAAAATCATCTTGAGTACTGTTCCTCTGTGTGCTGTATGGCGACTTTCAAGCATATGACCTATGTGCGTGAGCAGTATCCAGATGCTCAAATATATGTCTTTTATATTGATTTGCGGACTCCTGGTAAATACGAAAAATTTCGTGAACAACGAATGGCCGATGAGAAGGCAACCTTTATCAAGGGTAAGGTAGCTGATATTATTATCGAGGCAGACGGTGGAGTGACCGTGGTGGCGGAGGATGCCCTGACCGGTAATAAGAAAAATCAGAAGGTTGATATGGTTGTTTTGGCAACGGGTATGCAGCCATCTTTTGCTACGGGAGCGCCTGTTGGTCTGGAAGTGGACAGTAATGGCTTTATTATAAGCGATTTTAATAAGGGCATGATTGCTGCGGGATGCGCGAAAAAACCCGTAGATGTTGTGACCACCACTCAATCATCCACGGCAGCTGCCCTAAAGGCAATTCAGATTTCCAGGAGGTCGAATTAA